The following are encoded together in the Chloroflexota bacterium genome:
- a CDS encoding histone deacetylase, with amino-acid sequence MNIFPVPSLEHNSDDHPENAKRIPAILAALNGLPSSSSFTQSVHPSNFPAATDEQLATVHDPEYVAALRQVMSRAPAYIDHAPTYITPQSFDCAALAAGAALAAVQSTIENQKSAMALIRPPGHHAPPSHAMGFCLFNNVALAARHAQRLGLPKVMIVDFDVHHGNGTQDCFYSDSSVLFVSTHQAGIYPLTGHVEETGSGAGDGTTVNIPLPAGAGDDSFRRLFDEIILPAADRFQPNILLVSAGYDAHWRDPLASLQLSCAGYHWLAGKLAEVARKHCAGKLVFVLEGGYDLPALAHGVANTLLGALGGPPADPLGPSRRPEPDITNLLARVKALHDF; translated from the coding sequence ATGAACATCTTCCCCGTTCCTTCCCTCGAACACAACTCCGACGACCACCCGGAAAACGCCAAGCGCATCCCGGCTATTCTGGCCGCGCTAAACGGTCTGCCCTCCTCGTCATCCTTCACGCAAAGCGTTCATCCTTCCAACTTTCCTGCCGCCACCGACGAGCAACTCGCCACCGTTCACGACCCCGAATATGTGGCCGCGCTCCGCCAGGTGATGAGCCGCGCCCCGGCCTACATTGATCACGCCCCGACCTACATCACCCCTCAGTCCTTCGACTGCGCCGCTCTGGCCGCCGGGGCCGCCCTGGCCGCAGTTCAATCTACAATCGAAAATCAAAAATCTGCAATGGCGCTCATCCGCCCGCCCGGCCACCACGCTCCGCCTTCCCACGCTATGGGCTTCTGCCTGTTCAACAACGTTGCCCTGGCCGCCCGGCACGCGCAAAGACTCGGCCTGCCCAAAGTGATGATCGTGGACTTCGACGTGCATCACGGCAACGGCACGCAGGATTGTTTTTACAGCGACTCGTCGGTCTTGTTCGTCTCAACCCATCAAGCCGGGATTTATCCATTGACCGGCCATGTGGAAGAAACCGGATCGGGCGCGGGCGACGGCACCACCGTCAACATCCCTCTGCCCGCCGGGGCGGGCGACGACTCGTTTCGCCGCCTCTTTGACGAGATCATCCTCCCCGCCGCCGATCGCTTTCAGCCAAACATCCTGCTCGTCTCAGCCGGTTACGACGCGCACTGGCGCGACCCCCTGGCCAGTTTACAGTTGTCGTGCGCGGGCTATCATTGGCTGGCCGGGAAGCTGGCTGAGGTTGCGCGCAAACACTGCGCGGGCAAACTCGTCTTTGTGCTTGAGGGCGGCTACGACCTGCCCGCGCTCGCGCACGGCGTCGCCAACACCCTGCTGGGCGCGCTTGGCGGGCCGCCCGCCGACCCGCTCGGCCCTTCGCGCCGCCCCGAGCCGGACATCACGAACCTGCTTGCCAGAGTGAAGGCTTTGCATGATTTTTAG
- a CDS encoding methyltransferase domain-containing protein — MTRQLTLTTEAVRRYYEQNTRLFLSLGSSPATQTIHRSVWAEGVNSLETALNYTNGLILDQIVHLIERDSLSHLFFMDLGCGVGGSLFYLLQRLNMPLTALGLTLSPLQARLARRHAARLNLLHACSFVEGDFLAVPARGGADIAYSVEAFVHAASAEGYFAQVARLLRPGGRLILADDFRGTPLSSLHFARTSARNGGTDGGFDWLEAFQQGWHAPNLIALAQAESLARDCGLRLIANHHLTPHLRLRALPDSFAAWLLSIGRRLPWSHAIVPSMIGSMALQQCLKMGLIEYRCLMFEKD, encoded by the coding sequence ATGACCCGCCAACTGACTTTAACCACCGAAGCCGTCCGCCGTTATTACGAACAGAACACGCGCCTCTTTCTCTCGCTGGGAAGTTCGCCCGCCACGCAAACCATTCACCGTTCGGTCTGGGCTGAAGGCGTCAACTCGCTGGAGACCGCCCTCAATTACACCAATGGCCTGATTCTGGATCAGATTGTTCATCTTATTGAACGCGATTCGCTCTCCCATCTTTTCTTCATGGATTTGGGCTGCGGGGTGGGCGGTAGCCTCTTTTACTTGTTGCAACGTTTGAACATGCCCCTCACTGCCCTCGGCCTCACCCTCAGCCCTCTGCAGGCCCGGCTGGCCCGTCGCCACGCCGCTCGACTCAACCTGCTTCACGCCTGCTCGTTTGTCGAAGGCGATTTTCTGGCCGTGCCGGCGCGCGGCGGCGCCGATATAGCCTATTCGGTAGAAGCCTTCGTTCACGCCGCTTCGGCAGAAGGATACTTTGCCCAGGTCGCCCGCCTGCTTCGCCCCGGCGGGCGGTTGATTCTGGCGGACGATTTTCGTGGAACCCCCCTTTCATCCCTCCATTTCGCGCGCACTTCAGCGCGAAATGGAGGGACCGATGGGGGTTTTGACTGGCTGGAAGCATTTCAACAAGGCTGGCATGCGCCCAATCTGATCGCGCTGGCGCAAGCAGAGAGTTTGGCCCGTGACTGTGGCTTGCGCCTGATTGCCAATCATCACCTTACACCTCATCTTCGTTTGCGCGCCTTGCCCGACTCTTTTGCCGCATGGCTGTTGAGCATTGGCCGCCGCTTGCCCTGGTCTCATGCCATCGTGCCGAGCATGATCGGAAGCATGGCCTTGCAACAGTGTTTGAAGATGGGGTTGATCGAGTATCGGTGCCTGATGTTTGAGAAAGATTGA
- a CDS encoding glycosyltransferase family 1 protein, producing the protein MPPTVTLLTSGTRGDVQPYVALGLGLQAAGWRVVVATHPEFRSLVEGYGLTLACFEGNPSEWMTRPGGQSALTFDGDWRRSARATLDYLRAVQPLYARMLASAWQACQGADLLLFGLPTLWGAHIAEALRVISVPAFLQPIGRSRAFPSALLPTRLSLGPAYNWLTHWLVEQAVWQPWRALINQWRRETLRLPPAPFWGLASAKTILYGYSSRVAPKPADWPASYKISGYWLLDEDAKWTPSDDLLRFIETGSPPLFVGFGSPGLRWPQETLAIIIEALKRCGLRAVMTLPPVLQSEVAKLPTSVFPAISLPHDWLFPRLAAVCHHGGAGTTAAGLRAGLPTLIMPMAIDQFFWGERVQALDVGPRPLPLRSLTVEKLAPALDALVHDESMQARAKMLGQAIRAEDGVKDGVAVIGEAR; encoded by the coding sequence ATGCCTCCCACCGTCACCCTTCTCACCAGTGGCACGCGCGGCGACGTGCAACCTTACGTGGCGCTGGGCCTGGGCCTGCAGGCGGCGGGCTGGCGGGTCGTCGTTGCCACTCATCCGGAATTTCGCTCGCTGGTGGAAGGATATGGCCTGACGCTGGCTTGCTTTGAAGGCAACCCCAGCGAATGGATGACGCGGCCCGGCGGGCAAAGCGCCCTGACATTCGACGGCGACTGGCGGCGGAGCGCCCGCGCCACGCTTGATTATTTGCGAGCGGTGCAACCGCTTTACGCTCGCATGTTGGCCAGCGCCTGGCAAGCCTGCCAGGGCGCAGACCTTCTGCTCTTTGGCCTGCCTACATTGTGGGGCGCGCACATCGCCGAAGCGCTTCGTGTGATCAGCGTCCCCGCTTTCTTGCAACCCATTGGCCGCAGTCGCGCCTTCCCCAGCGCCCTGCTTCCCACCCGGCTTTCACTCGGCCCGGCCTACAATTGGCTGACGCACTGGTTAGTGGAACAAGCAGTGTGGCAACCCTGGCGCGCCCTCATCAATCAGTGGCGGCGTGAGACTCTGCGCCTGCCGCCCGCGCCTTTTTGGGGCTTGGCTTCAGCCAAAACGATTCTTTACGGCTACAGTTCGCGCGTTGCCCCGAAACCGGCTGACTGGCCGGCTTCATACAAAATTAGTGGCTATTGGTTATTGGATGAGGATGCCAAGTGGACGCCGTCTGATGACTTGTTGCGGTTCATTGAAACGGGGTCGCCGCCTCTGTTTGTCGGCTTTGGGAGTCCGGGGTTGCGCTGGCCGCAAGAGACGCTGGCAATTATTATTGAGGCGTTGAAGCGTTGCGGGTTGCGGGCAGTGATGACCTTGCCCCCAGTGTTGCAATCAGAAGTTGCCAAGCTACCTACATCAGTTTTCCCGGCGATATCCCTGCCGCACGACTGGCTCTTTCCGCGTCTGGCCGCCGTTTGCCATCATGGTGGCGCGGGGACCACCGCCGCCGGTTTACGAGCCGGGTTGCCTACCCTCATCATGCCCATGGCCATTGATCAGTTCTTTTGGGGCGAGCGTGTCCAGGCGCTGGACGTTGGCCCGCGCCCTCTGCCGCTTCGATCACTCACCGTCGAAAAACTTGCGCCTGCGTTGGATGCGCTTGTTCACGATGAGTCAATGCAGGCGCGAGCGAAGATGTTGGGGCAGGCGATACGCGCCGAAGATGGAGTCAAGGACGGGGTGGCCGTCATCGGCGAAGCGCGGTGA